Proteins found in one Kineosporia sp. NBRC 101731 genomic segment:
- a CDS encoding glycosyltransferase family 39 protein yields MTTTSPGPDTVHRADPSGTATPGRLDDSSGRQRGRRRFLSSADGDPRWARPAFLVLLLATAVLYIQNVAVSGNANEFYAAAVQAASKSWKAWFFGSFDAANFITVDKPPASTWVMGLSARIFGYSSWSMLVPQALEAVAAVGLLYAAVKRWSGPAAGLLAGAVLALTPAAALIFRFNNPDALLALLMTAATYCMVRAVENGSTKWVLLCGSALGFAFLTKMLQGWLIVPALGLAYLVCAPTSFKRRFAQLIGGLVAMIVSCGWWIAIVELWPADSRPYIGGSENNSILELVLGYNGLGRILGGDGNGGGGGGMTGGTAGSSFGGATGLNRLFGSEMGNEISWLLPTALVALVFGLLLTWRNPRTDRTRAALIMWGGWMLTVGLIFSYMKGTIHPYYTVALAPAIGAVVAIGGKTCWDARHLWRARIGLAGMILASGLWSYTLLARNADWAPGLRYVILAVTVIAAIGLVLPIRLAAKALVTLVLAGMLAGLAGTASYAVATTTQSHTGSIPSVGPASAASASGGGFGGGGGGMPGGMGGTGSSETGTPPGGTTGSTEGGTSTDGSTGTDGSTESGGTTLPGQSGTSSDDDSTTTGRGGFGGGGMGGGSSVSDELVELLKNAGTTWAAATVSSNSAAPLQLASDEPIMAIGGFSGSDPAPTLAQFQEYVANGDVRYFIGSGSGGGGGGMGGNSEIATWVAANYTATTVGNQTVYDLQAATTDS; encoded by the coding sequence GTTCACCGGGCCGACCCATCGGGCACTGCGACGCCCGGCCGGCTTGACGACTCTTCCGGACGGCAGCGTGGCCGTCGTCGCTTCCTCAGCTCCGCGGACGGTGACCCGCGCTGGGCCCGCCCCGCCTTCCTCGTCCTGTTGCTCGCGACCGCCGTGCTCTACATCCAGAACGTCGCGGTCTCCGGTAACGCCAACGAGTTCTACGCGGCCGCCGTACAGGCCGCCTCGAAGAGCTGGAAGGCCTGGTTCTTCGGCTCGTTCGACGCCGCGAACTTCATCACCGTGGACAAGCCCCCGGCCTCCACCTGGGTGATGGGCCTCTCCGCCCGGATCTTCGGGTACAGCAGCTGGAGCATGCTGGTGCCGCAGGCCCTTGAGGCCGTGGCTGCCGTCGGCCTGCTCTACGCCGCGGTGAAGCGCTGGTCCGGGCCCGCCGCCGGACTGCTCGCGGGGGCGGTCCTGGCGCTCACCCCGGCCGCCGCGCTGATCTTCCGGTTCAACAACCCGGACGCCCTGCTCGCGCTGCTGATGACCGCCGCGACCTACTGCATGGTGCGCGCGGTGGAGAACGGCTCGACGAAGTGGGTGCTGCTCTGCGGCAGCGCCCTGGGCTTCGCCTTCCTGACCAAGATGCTCCAGGGCTGGCTGATCGTGCCCGCCCTCGGCCTGGCCTACCTGGTCTGCGCGCCGACCTCGTTCAAGCGCCGCTTCGCCCAGCTGATCGGCGGCCTGGTCGCGATGATCGTCTCGTGCGGCTGGTGGATCGCCATCGTCGAGCTGTGGCCCGCGGACTCCCGCCCGTACATCGGTGGCTCGGAGAACAACTCCATCCTCGAGCTGGTGCTCGGCTACAACGGCCTGGGCCGGATCCTCGGTGGTGACGGCAACGGCGGTGGCGGTGGCGGCATGACCGGCGGCACCGCCGGATCGTCGTTCGGCGGTGCCACCGGCCTGAACCGGCTGTTCGGCTCCGAGATGGGCAACGAGATCTCCTGGCTGCTGCCCACCGCCCTGGTGGCACTGGTCTTCGGCCTGCTCCTGACCTGGCGCAACCCGCGCACCGACCGCACCCGCGCGGCCCTGATCATGTGGGGCGGCTGGATGCTGACGGTCGGCCTGATCTTCAGCTACATGAAGGGCACCATCCACCCGTACTACACGGTGGCCCTGGCTCCGGCCATCGGTGCGGTCGTGGCGATCGGCGGCAAGACCTGCTGGGACGCCCGTCACCTCTGGCGGGCCCGGATCGGCCTGGCCGGGATGATCCTGGCCTCCGGCCTGTGGTCCTACACGCTGCTGGCCCGCAACGCCGACTGGGCCCCCGGCCTGCGCTACGTCATCCTGGCCGTCACGGTGATCGCCGCGATCGGCCTCGTACTCCCGATCCGCCTGGCCGCCAAGGCACTGGTCACACTGGTCCTGGCCGGGATGCTCGCGGGTCTGGCCGGCACCGCCTCCTACGCGGTCGCCACCACCACGCAGTCGCACACCGGTTCCATCCCCTCGGTCGGCCCGGCCAGCGCGGCCTCCGCGTCCGGCGGTGGCTTCGGTGGAGGCGGCGGGGGCATGCCCGGCGGCATGGGCGGCACGGGCTCGTCGGAGACAGGCACCCCGCCCGGCGGCACCACCGGCAGCACCGAAGGCGGAACGAGCACCGACGGCAGCACGGGTACTGACGGCAGCACCGAGAGCGGTGGCACGACGCTGCCGGGACAGTCCGGCACCTCCAGCGACGACGACAGCACGACCACCGGTCGCGGTGGGTTCGGCGGTGGTGGCATGGGAGGCGGCTCGTCAGTCAGTGACGAACTGGTCGAACTGCTGAAGAACGCCGGCACCACCTGGGCGGCTGCGACGGTCAGCTCGAACTCGGCGGCGCCCCTGCAACTGGCCAGCGACGAGCCGATCATGGCGATCGGCGGGTTCAGCGGCAGTGACCCGGCACCCACGCTGGCGCAGTTCCAGGAGTACGTGGCCAACGGTGACGTGCGGTACTTCATCGGCAGCGGTAGCGGCGGCGGGGGTGGCGGTATGGGTGGTAACAGCGAGATCGCCACCTGGGTTGCGGCGAATTACACCGCGACTACCGTGGGCAACCAGACGGTGTACGACCTCCAGGCTGCCACCACGGACTCGTAG
- a CDS encoding methylenetetrahydrofolate reductase, whose translation MADHPCPFAVAGEVISWPGPPVPGRSTLNTTKPLVLTDFTVRPYDVRAVAEVGAILHGSCDGVLVGEHHNRPDFPPTLMAKLLADADLRPWITLTCRDRNRVVLEQELAGLAAAGAAGVLCVTGDGRGHDVRPDVTQVFDIDSTRLAALAATTGLHVAVAESPDAPPITLRPGRLREKQRAGAQVCLLNHVVSPARVSSFVDDARTAGATLPVVAGVAVYTDERSAQALSLPGLGLDPVAVQRVLSAPDPVAAGIAAAVEEARALLAVDGVVGVNLSGLATARGDVAGARIKAAVGDALRAEF comes from the coding sequence ATGGCCGATCATCCGTGCCCCTTCGCGGTGGCCGGCGAGGTGATCTCCTGGCCCGGGCCCCCGGTACCCGGCCGATCCACGCTGAACACCACGAAACCCCTCGTCCTCACCGATTTCACCGTGCGTCCCTACGACGTGCGGGCGGTGGCCGAGGTCGGCGCGATCCTGCACGGTTCGTGCGACGGGGTGCTGGTGGGCGAGCACCACAACCGCCCCGACTTCCCACCCACCCTGATGGCGAAGCTGCTCGCCGATGCCGACCTGCGCCCCTGGATCACCCTGACCTGCCGCGACCGCAACCGGGTGGTGCTGGAACAGGAGCTCGCGGGCCTGGCCGCCGCCGGCGCGGCCGGGGTGCTCTGCGTGACCGGCGACGGACGCGGCCACGACGTGCGGCCCGACGTCACCCAGGTCTTCGACATCGACAGCACCCGGCTGGCCGCGCTCGCCGCCACCACCGGTCTGCACGTCGCCGTGGCCGAATCGCCCGATGCTCCGCCGATCACGCTGCGTCCCGGGCGTCTTCGGGAGAAGCAGCGTGCCGGGGCGCAGGTCTGCCTGCTGAACCACGTGGTCTCGCCGGCCCGGGTGTCGTCATTTGTGGACGACGCCCGCACCGCTGGTGCGACTCTCCCGGTGGTCGCGGGAGTGGCCGTCTACACCGACGAACGTTCGGCGCAGGCTCTCAGCCTGCCCGGTCTGGGGTTGGATCCGGTTGCGGTACAGCGGGTTCTGAGCGCACCGGACCCGGTCGCGGCGGGGATCGCGGCCGCGGTGGAGGAGGCGCGGGCGTTACTGGCGGTGGACGGGGTGGTCGGGGTGAACCTGTCCGGGCTGGCCACGGCGCGGGGAGACGTGGCGGGTGCGCGGATCAAGGCGGCGGTGGGGGATGCGCTTCGGGCTGAGTTCTAG
- a CDS encoding class I SAM-dependent methyltransferase: MGGDGGSAMEAEFGVQALWTAEAVRELGPEYAIPAACKGSASPAMLRWLGQVCGLRENDVLADVGGGLGGPAAFAAREYRVRPIVLEPMVEACRAARSLFGVPALSVLGDRLPLADGCADAVWCLGVLCTTPDKPALLEEIARVLKPGAGLGMLVFTADEPRPAGAPEGNEFPCEDELPGLLEKHGLEVAAVVAGEGLQDHGQGWTRWAAEVSALVGRRHAGDPRLDEAREQERRIGELIADGTVRARLLGAVRR, encoded by the coding sequence ATGGGTGGTGACGGGGGGTCGGCGATGGAGGCCGAGTTCGGGGTTCAGGCCCTGTGGACGGCCGAGGCCGTGCGTGAACTCGGCCCGGAGTATGCGATTCCGGCGGCCTGCAAGGGCAGTGCGAGTCCGGCGATGCTCCGGTGGCTCGGGCAGGTGTGCGGGCTGCGGGAGAACGACGTGCTGGCGGACGTCGGGGGCGGTCTGGGCGGGCCCGCCGCCTTCGCGGCGCGGGAGTACCGGGTGCGGCCGATCGTGCTGGAGCCGATGGTCGAGGCGTGCCGGGCGGCGCGGTCGCTGTTCGGCGTGCCGGCTCTGAGCGTTCTCGGCGACCGGCTGCCCCTGGCCGACGGTTGCGCCGACGCCGTGTGGTGCCTGGGGGTTCTGTGCACGACGCCGGACAAGCCCGCGCTGCTGGAGGAGATCGCGCGGGTGCTGAAGCCCGGTGCCGGCCTGGGGATGCTGGTGTTCACCGCGGACGAGCCGCGGCCGGCCGGAGCCCCCGAGGGTAACGAGTTCCCTTGCGAGGACGAGCTTCCCGGGTTGCTGGAGAAGCACGGACTGGAGGTCGCCGCGGTGGTCGCCGGGGAAGGTTTGCAGGATCACGGACAGGGGTGGACGCGGTGGGCGGCCGAGGTCTCCGCGCTCGTCGGGCGGCGGCACGCCGGGGATCCGCGGCTGGACGAGGCCCGGGAGCAGGAGCGGCGGATCGGGGAGCTGATCGCGGACGGCACCGTGCGCGCGAGACTGCTCGGTGCCGTCCGGAGATGA
- a CDS encoding LLM class flavin-dependent oxidoreductase codes for MATPLSILDLAPVAKGQSPSQAIAASVALAQTAERTGYQRVWYAEHHNMAAIASSATSVLIAHVAAHTKTIKLGSGGVMLPNHSPLVIAEQFGTLAEIHPGRIELGLGRAPGSDQATTYALRRDPATAENFPTDVVELKGFLKGESRVRGVQAVPGKGTNVPLFILGSSLFGAQLAAALGLPYAFASHFAPTALHQAVEVYRREFKPSEDLAAPHVIAALNVFADETTEAAQKALRQAKIQRVGLLYGRGRSLTEAEAEQIVDSGEAVHLEEMVKYSAVGTPAEVKDYLEQFQKHADADELIVAFGHQDTTARLRSVELTAEVMGQAG; via the coding sequence GTGGCCACACCCCTGTCGATCCTCGACCTGGCTCCCGTGGCGAAGGGCCAGAGTCCTTCCCAGGCCATCGCCGCGAGCGTCGCCCTGGCGCAGACCGCGGAGAGGACCGGCTACCAGCGGGTCTGGTACGCCGAGCACCACAACATGGCCGCGATCGCCTCGTCGGCCACCAGCGTGCTCATCGCCCACGTGGCCGCCCACACGAAGACGATCAAGCTGGGCTCCGGCGGCGTCATGCTGCCCAACCACTCCCCGCTGGTCATCGCCGAGCAGTTCGGCACCCTGGCCGAGATCCACCCGGGCCGGATCGAGCTGGGCCTGGGCCGCGCGCCCGGCTCCGACCAGGCCACCACCTACGCGCTGCGCCGCGACCCGGCCACCGCCGAGAACTTCCCGACCGACGTGGTCGAGCTGAAGGGCTTCCTGAAGGGCGAGTCCCGCGTGCGGGGCGTGCAGGCCGTCCCGGGCAAGGGCACGAACGTGCCGCTGTTCATCCTCGGCTCCTCGCTGTTCGGCGCCCAGCTCGCCGCCGCGCTCGGCCTGCCCTACGCCTTCGCCTCGCACTTCGCGCCCACCGCGCTGCACCAGGCCGTCGAGGTCTACCGCCGCGAGTTCAAGCCCTCCGAAGACCTCGCCGCCCCGCATGTGATCGCCGCGCTGAACGTGTTCGCCGACGAGACCACCGAGGCGGCCCAGAAGGCCCTGCGTCAGGCCAAGATCCAGCGGGTCGGCCTGCTCTACGGCCGCGGCCGCTCGCTGACCGAGGCGGAGGCCGAGCAGATCGTCGACTCGGGCGAGGCCGTGCACCTCGAGGAAATGGTGAAGTACTCGGCCGTCGGCACCCCCGCCGAGGTCAAGGACTACCTCGAGCAGTTCCAGAAGCACGCCGACGCCGACGAACTGATCGTGGCCTTCGGACACCAGGACACCACGGCCCGCCTGCGCTCGGTCGAGCTGACCGCCGAGGTCATGGGCCAGGCCGGCTGA
- a CDS encoding class I SAM-dependent methyltransferase codes for MQPGFAADAATAAYYDARAGEYDDWYTGEGRFASRDRPGWNDEVNRLVALVSSLPPVRTLDIACGSGFLTRHLTGLVVALDQSPAMVALAQSRLPGGVSMTGDALDLPFAAGAFDRVLTGHFYGHLPEGERETFLAQARRVAPELIVIDTARRPGVPEARTEERVLNDGSKHQVYKRFLAPEQLAGEIGGEVLLAGTWFVVVRAVFT; via the coding sequence ATGCAGCCCGGATTTGCTGCAGACGCCGCCACGGCCGCCTACTACGACGCCCGGGCCGGTGAGTACGACGACTGGTACACCGGCGAGGGCCGGTTCGCGTCGCGCGACCGGCCGGGCTGGAACGACGAGGTGAATCGCCTGGTCGCCCTGGTGTCGTCGCTACCGCCTGTCCGCACGCTGGACATTGCCTGCGGCAGTGGCTTTCTCACCCGGCACCTGACCGGCCTGGTGGTCGCCCTGGACCAGAGCCCGGCGATGGTGGCCCTGGCCCAGTCGCGGCTGCCCGGTGGGGTGTCGATGACCGGCGACGCGCTCGACCTGCCGTTCGCCGCGGGCGCCTTCGACCGTGTCCTCACCGGGCACTTCTACGGGCACCTGCCGGAGGGCGAGCGGGAGACCTTCCTGGCCCAGGCCCGGCGGGTGGCACCCGAGCTGATCGTGATCGACACCGCCCGCCGCCCGGGCGTGCCCGAGGCCCGCACCGAGGAGCGCGTGCTCAACGACGGCTCGAAGCACCAGGTGTACAAGCGGTTCCTGGCCCCGGAGCAGCTGGCCGGGGAGATCGGTGGCGAGGTGCTGCTGGCCGGCACCTGGTTCGTGGTGGTGAGGGCCGTGTTCACCTGA
- a CDS encoding PAS domain S-box protein, producing the protein MSEYPADDSDPAGPADPADPAETRRLAELDTYRVLDTDPEPGFDALVKVASSIARTPSSTITLIDEHRQWFKAAVGMTNREGDRRTALCDHVVREGRPVIVNDASTDPRFAENPLVTGAPDIRFYAGFPLETPTGEILGTLCVIDYEPRRLTPDQLDLLRVLADQVMAQLTLRRTLFEREQELAERQRLIGQVAESERRYRMLVESSPDVIARLSPQGHVRYASHALHAVLGMNPETAMADSDIMRTLVHPGELESVQQALADVNAGQRRDFTTRLLHQGDHTYRQIEVTMLPIQDAGGAVTEMMVVGRDVTQKMVVQHALSAATAEAIRRGNQLEEAQEIAELGSWSVDLTAGTSWWSPQLFRVFGADPATTVPSIEQARAFNHPDDRDRVRQATERIRNGDAEEIEYRIVRPDGQVRIVLGRGRREPARDDGSVRIVGTVQDITELRHTERELRRARDLFAQVLDATEHAFIAIDTTGHITMWNRGAERMLGYTAAEVIGTQKGLTWHDPEEMELIAAEIGVPFGLSMFIDHAGHPALMRPRTYIAKDGTRRLVTVSMVPMHDGDPTEINGYIGVATDVTARVEAEKERDTQSHMLRAVIQNNQSIINVKDLQGRYLMINRAFEEAFGVTQEDMVGTTDDTLDPRLAGRWRTNDLRALQGPVHVDEIADLADGRHYFETVRVPLQDESGETNAICTVALDVTERRRAEAEKTAAMEAMTQARDAAVNATKAKSAFLATMSHEIRTPMNAVIGMTGLLLETPLNDEQRELLHTVRSSGDQLLAIINDILDFSKIESGDLELEEHPFELRECVEGAVAQFAGSVKDIDLVSHVDDDCPGVVVGDVTRLRQVMTNLVGNAIKFTTQGDVLLRVELEGSDEPDEPDEPGSPLRLRFTVADTGIGISRANMGRLFKSFSQVDASTTRVYGGTGLGLAISKAIVEAMDGRLTVTSEVGVGSQFTFSVALGRFSGPQTLRKRPPAIVAGRHVLIVDDNDTNRRILRLQLEGYGMACQDSASPLTALALIGSGVQFDLVILDYAMPVMDGVQLALALRQLPGGKDLPLVLLSSIGRRDRTHEKIFASILTKPVRSAALAEVVGQALVPGPADAPDTPDTPDPLDPLDQMKPGPNPAGARAGQIPQPSPPGDRPTTPTSTSGATAPRPTPTDAGKLRILLVEDNEINQKVGKLMLAKLGHTVEISSNGAEAVEAVGEIDYDVVLMDMHMPVMDGLEATRTIRSQIPPDRQPTIIAMTASVTKEDRDACAQAGMDGYLSKPVRAEDLVEALGGVPVRHP; encoded by the coding sequence GTGAGCGAGTACCCCGCGGACGACTCAGACCCGGCCGGCCCGGCTGATCCGGCCGATCCGGCCGAGACCCGGCGGCTGGCCGAGCTGGACACCTACCGCGTGCTCGACACCGACCCCGAACCCGGCTTCGACGCGCTGGTCAAGGTCGCGTCGTCGATCGCCCGCACCCCCAGCTCGACGATCACGCTGATCGACGAGCACCGCCAGTGGTTCAAGGCCGCGGTCGGCATGACCAACCGCGAGGGCGACCGGCGCACCGCGCTGTGCGACCACGTGGTGCGCGAGGGCCGGCCGGTGATCGTCAACGACGCCTCGACCGACCCCCGTTTCGCCGAGAACCCCCTCGTCACGGGAGCGCCGGACATTCGCTTCTACGCCGGTTTCCCGCTGGAGACGCCCACCGGCGAGATCCTCGGCACCCTGTGCGTGATCGACTACGAGCCCCGTCGGCTCACACCCGACCAGCTGGACCTGCTGCGCGTGCTGGCCGACCAGGTGATGGCCCAGCTCACCCTGCGCCGCACCCTGTTCGAGCGGGAGCAGGAGCTGGCCGAGCGGCAGCGGCTGATCGGCCAGGTCGCCGAGTCCGAGCGCCGGTACCGGATGCTGGTGGAGAGCTCGCCCGACGTGATCGCCCGGCTCTCCCCGCAGGGGCACGTGCGGTACGCGTCGCACGCCCTGCACGCCGTGCTCGGGATGAATCCGGAGACCGCGATGGCCGACTCCGACATCATGCGCACGCTGGTGCACCCGGGTGAACTGGAGTCGGTGCAGCAGGCCCTGGCGGACGTGAACGCCGGGCAGCGCCGCGACTTCACCACGCGTCTGCTGCACCAGGGCGACCACACCTACCGGCAGATCGAGGTGACGATGCTGCCGATCCAGGACGCCGGCGGCGCGGTCACCGAGATGATGGTGGTGGGACGCGACGTCACCCAGAAGATGGTCGTCCAGCACGCTCTCAGCGCCGCCACGGCCGAGGCGATCCGGCGGGGGAACCAGCTGGAGGAGGCCCAGGAGATCGCCGAGCTCGGCAGCTGGTCGGTCGACCTGACCGCCGGCACCTCGTGGTGGTCCCCGCAGCTCTTCCGGGTGTTCGGCGCCGATCCGGCGACCACCGTCCCGTCGATCGAGCAGGCCCGTGCCTTCAACCACCCCGACGACCGCGACCGGGTGCGGCAGGCCACCGAGCGAATCCGGAACGGCGACGCGGAGGAGATCGAGTACCGCATCGTGCGCCCCGACGGACAGGTACGCATCGTCCTGGGCCGGGGACGGCGGGAACCCGCCCGGGACGACGGCAGCGTACGGATCGTCGGCACGGTGCAGGACATCACCGAACTACGTCACACCGAGCGCGAGCTGCGCCGGGCCCGTGACCTGTTCGCCCAGGTGCTCGACGCCACCGAGCACGCGTTCATCGCGATCGACACGACCGGCCACATCACCATGTGGAACCGTGGCGCCGAGCGGATGCTCGGGTACACGGCCGCCGAGGTGATCGGCACCCAGAAGGGCCTGACCTGGCACGACCCGGAGGAGATGGAACTGATCGCGGCCGAGATCGGGGTGCCGTTCGGTCTTTCCATGTTCATCGACCACGCCGGGCACCCGGCCCTGATGCGCCCGCGTACCTACATCGCCAAGGACGGCACCCGCCGTCTGGTCACCGTGTCGATGGTGCCGATGCACGACGGCGACCCGACCGAGATCAACGGCTACATCGGCGTGGCCACCGACGTCACCGCCCGGGTCGAGGCCGAGAAGGAACGCGACACGCAGAGTCACATGCTGCGCGCGGTGATCCAGAACAACCAGTCGATCATCAACGTGAAAGACCTCCAGGGCCGCTACCTGATGATCAACCGGGCGTTCGAGGAGGCCTTCGGGGTCACCCAGGAAGACATGGTGGGCACCACCGACGACACACTCGACCCCCGGCTGGCCGGCCGCTGGCGGACCAACGACCTACGGGCGTTGCAGGGCCCGGTGCACGTCGACGAGATCGCCGACCTGGCCGACGGGCGGCACTACTTCGAGACCGTGCGGGTCCCGCTGCAGGACGAGTCCGGCGAGACCAACGCGATCTGCACGGTGGCGCTGGACGTGACCGAGCGGCGCCGGGCCGAGGCCGAGAAGACCGCGGCGATGGAGGCGATGACGCAGGCCCGCGACGCCGCGGTGAACGCCACCAAGGCCAAGTCCGCGTTCCTGGCCACCATGAGCCACGAGATCCGCACCCCGATGAACGCCGTGATCGGGATGACCGGACTGCTGCTGGAGACACCTCTCAACGACGAGCAGCGGGAGCTGCTGCACACCGTGCGCAGCAGCGGTGACCAGCTGCTCGCGATCATCAACGACATCCTCGACTTCTCCAAGATCGAGTCCGGCGACCTGGAGCTCGAGGAGCACCCGTTCGAGCTGCGCGAGTGCGTCGAGGGAGCCGTCGCCCAGTTCGCCGGATCGGTGAAGGACATCGACCTGGTCTCGCACGTGGACGACGACTGCCCCGGCGTGGTGGTCGGTGACGTCACCCGCCTGCGCCAGGTGATGACGAACCTGGTCGGCAACGCGATCAAGTTCACCACCCAGGGCGACGTGCTGCTGCGGGTCGAACTGGAGGGCAGCGACGAACCGGACGAACCGGACGAGCCGGGCTCACCGTTGCGCCTGCGGTTCACCGTGGCCGACACGGGGATCGGTATCTCCCGGGCCAATATGGGACGTCTGTTCAAGTCGTTCAGTCAGGTGGACGCGTCGACGACGCGGGTCTACGGCGGCACCGGACTGGGCCTGGCCATCAGCAAGGCGATCGTCGAGGCGATGGACGGACGGCTGACAGTCACCAGTGAGGTGGGTGTCGGGTCGCAGTTCACCTTCAGCGTGGCCCTGGGCCGCTTCAGCGGGCCCCAGACCCTGCGCAAGCGACCCCCGGCGATCGTGGCCGGGCGCCACGTGCTGATCGTCGACGACAACGACACCAACCGCCGCATTCTCCGGCTCCAGCTGGAGGGCTACGGCATGGCCTGCCAGGACAGTGCCTCTCCCCTGACGGCGCTCGCCCTGATCGGCAGCGGGGTGCAGTTCGACCTGGTGATCCTCGACTACGCGATGCCGGTGATGGACGGCGTACAGCTCGCCCTCGCCCTGCGTCAGCTGCCCGGCGGCAAGGACCTGCCGCTGGTGCTGCTGTCGAGCATCGGACGGCGGGACCGCACCCACGAAAAGATCTTCGCATCCATCCTGACCAAACCGGTGCGCAGCGCCGCCCTGGCCGAGGTGGTGGGGCAGGCGCTGGTACCCGGCCCGGCCGATGCTCCCGACACACCCGACACTCCCGACCCTCTCGACCCTCTCGACCAGATGAAGCCCGGGCCGAATCCGGCCGGGGCCCGGGCCGGTCAGATCCCCCAGCCCTCTCCCCCCGGTGACCGGCCCACCACCCCGACCTCGACGTCCGGTGCGACAGCGCCGCGCCCGACCCCTACCGACGCCGGCAAGCTGCGCATCCTGCTGGTCGAGGACAACGAGATCAACCAGAAGGTCGGCAAGCTGATGCTGGCCAAACTCGGTCACACCGTGGAGATCTCGTCCAACGGCGCGGAGGCCGTGGAGGCCGTCGGGGAGATCGACTACGACGTGGTGCTGATGGACATGCACATGCCGGTGATGGACGGCCTGGAGGCCACGCGCACGATCCGCTCGCAGATCCCGCCCGACCGCCAGCCGACGATCATCGCGATGACCGCGAGCGTGACCAAGGAAGACCGGGACGCCTGTGCCCAGGCCGGGATGGACGGGTACCTGTCCAAGCCGGTGCGGGCCGAGGATCTCGTCGAGGCCCTCGGCGGGGTGCCGGTGCGTCACCCCTGA
- a CDS encoding acyltransferase: MTVSDISSDRIDRTQPPIPEAPLESGVPESPIGGTTSAPAIPRRFTALDGLRGLAAIVVVVFHLRREFRDIGIPDSLDRLITGGYLMVDLFFVLSGFVMARTMLRTRHREDFLRFAELRVRRFMPLHLTGWAIALLGVTVLALCQQFGIFHTPERGAFHHADSNLRAWASSLVLVQGILGPQFSGYAAAWSLSVELWVNILIVAVVAFMPTAYYRRLVGPSAFLAGMVVLAWTLPSTENSVGTVAFGRGLAGLGAGMVTYELYLLFMRRRTIASPETGATQSVRWAAPVGVISLLLLVLACWERGFVREFRFLPMMLLAPVLVVSLALPSGGPAKWLLNTPVVQWLGSRSFAIYALHGPVLMSVKLVLELRGLNPEAPKVAAVIIVVGMIGAISLAEIGHRYIETAWQPKKKPKPAPEPVVREPVSV; the protein is encoded by the coding sequence ATGACCGTCTCCGACATCTCGTCGGACAGGATCGACCGCACCCAGCCTCCGATCCCGGAGGCACCACTGGAATCGGGGGTGCCGGAAAGCCCTATCGGTGGAACGACATCGGCCCCGGCCATTCCCAGACGTTTCACCGCTCTGGACGGCCTGAGAGGCCTGGCCGCGATCGTGGTGGTGGTCTTCCACCTACGGCGTGAGTTCCGGGACATCGGCATCCCGGACTCGCTCGACCGGCTGATCACCGGTGGCTACCTGATGGTGGACCTGTTCTTCGTGCTCAGTGGTTTCGTGATGGCGCGCACCATGCTGCGCACCCGCCACCGTGAGGACTTCCTGCGCTTCGCCGAGCTGCGGGTACGCCGCTTCATGCCGCTGCACCTGACCGGCTGGGCCATCGCCCTGCTGGGCGTGACGGTGCTCGCGCTGTGCCAGCAGTTCGGCATCTTCCACACGCCGGAGCGGGGCGCCTTCCACCACGCCGACAGCAACCTGCGGGCCTGGGCGTCAAGTCTCGTGCTGGTGCAGGGCATCCTCGGCCCGCAGTTCTCCGGGTACGCCGCGGCCTGGTCGCTGTCGGTCGAGCTGTGGGTGAACATCCTGATCGTGGCCGTGGTGGCATTCATGCCCACGGCCTACTACCGCCGCCTGGTGGGCCCCTCCGCCTTCCTGGCCGGCATGGTCGTACTGGCCTGGACCCTGCCCAGCACCGAGAACAGCGTGGGCACCGTGGCGTTCGGCCGGGGCCTGGCCGGGCTCGGCGCCGGCATGGTGACCTACGAGCTGTACCTGCTGTTCATGCGGCGTCGCACCATCGCCTCCCCCGAGACCGGCGCGACACAGTCTGTGCGCTGGGCCGCCCCGGTCGGCGTCATCTCCCTGCTCCTGCTCGTGCTGGCCTGCTGGGAGCGCGGTTTCGTGCGGGAGTTCCGGTTCCTGCCGATGATGCTGCTGGCGCCGGTTCTGGTGGTCAGCCTGGCCCTGCCCTCCGGCGGCCCGGCGAAGTGGCTGCTGAACACACCGGTCGTGCAGTGGCTGGGCAGCCGCTCGTTCGCCATCTACGCGCTGCACGGCCCGGTCCTGATGAGCGTGAAGCTGGTGCTGGAGCTGCGCGGCCTGAACCCGGAGGCGCCGAAGGTGGCCGCGGTCATCATCGTCGTGGGCATGATCGGGGCGATCAGCCTGGCCGAGATCGGGCACCGCTACATCGAGACGGCGTGGCAGCCGAAGAAGAAGCCGAAGCCCGCCCCCGAGCCGGTGGTGCGGGAGCCCGTGTCGGTCTGA